A stretch of the Aegilops tauschii subsp. strangulata cultivar AL8/78 chromosome 4, Aet v6.0, whole genome shotgun sequence genome encodes the following:
- the LOC109760848 gene encoding ethylene-responsive transcription factor 1B-like translates to MELPTYDGFHCYHGYSISFSSNAHYTHHQPAPQAQAHDDTGIDHQLFSFSFPMEATSTSFTTPPAASGAWEEIMTAPVASPSLLPQGSSSSSRDTPDSPLIGVRKRPWGKYAAEIRDSTRNGARVWLGTFDTPQAAALAYDQAAFSVRGPAAVLNFPVKLVQESLRTLDIGCAAAGDSPALALKRRHCIRKRRPNKKRMSRATATAAQATRQEAATTSSLSTCVLELEDLGADYLDELLALSEL, encoded by the coding sequence ATGGAGCTACCTACCTATGATGGCTTCCACTGCTACCACGGCTACTCCATTTCTTTCTCATCAAATGCACACTACACGCATCATCAGCCTGCTCCTCAAGCTCAAGCTCATGATGACACGGGGATCGACCACCAGTTgttctccttctccttccccatGGAGGCCACCTCCACCTCCTTCACTACACCTCCCGCGGCCTCAGGCGCCTGGGAGGAGATCATGACGGCGCCTGTCGCTTCACCGTCGTTGTTACCGCAGGGGAGCTCCAGTAGTTCACGCGATACACCGGACTCGCCACTCATCGGGGTGCGGAAGCGGCCGTGGGGCAAGTACGCGGCGGAGATCCGGGACTCCACCCGCAATGGCGCCCGAGTTTGGCTTGGTACCTTCGACACCCCACAAGCCGCCGCACTCGCCTACGACCAGGCCGCCTTCTCCGTGCGCGGCCCGGCCGCCGTGCTCAACTTCCCGGTCAAGCTCGTGCAGGAGTCGCTGCGCACGCTGGACATCGGCTGCGCCGCCGCGGGGGACTCGCCTGCTCTCGCGCTCAAGCGGCGGCACTGCATCCGAAAGAGAAGACCCAACAAAAAGAGGATGTCCAGAGCCACGGCGACGGCAGCACAGGCGACGAGGCAGGAGGCAGCCACTACATCGTCGTTGTCAACGTGCGTGTTGGAGCTGGAGGACCTTGGAGCGGACTACCTCGACGAGCTGCTCGCCTTGTCCGAGCTGTGA